The genomic window TGGATGACAGGTCAGGAATGTCTCAGCCAACCTTGTAAACCATTATGCCTGATCTCTGGAGCCATTAACCAGACAACcaaggcactacatccagtttttgtatcatgtgggtgtacatacataaaacatcttttgccaacataaaaaaatgcaatttgcagcagtgtcctgTTTCACTGATGGAATCAGAGCAATTTACTGAACTcctattgcaataagggcatctagTGAGAAGTAAGCAGCTTTTCTTAACCATAAGCAGTGACATTCTATTAATCCCCAGAACACGAAAAAAGATATGTTTTGCAACtgcaaaaatttgaaaacaatctCAGATTAGTTAAAAGCTTTGAAAAGGAATACTTGGTGCTATTGTCTCCATTGTCAAAGTCTGACTAGTATAGAATAGAATAGTACAGAGGCTAAAGAAACATTCAGAATGTAGGTTCATACAACAACTTACTTGAGGAAAGCCCAGTGCTGTTGATGGACAGCTCTCACATTCTGAATGGACTCCAAGGCACTGTAAATTAACACATTATATTCAGAATGCATTTAGATTATAAAAAAACTCACATACATACAAGTACACACATTAAATTCGCAAGCTGTCACCACTCAATATAAAACGTACTGAGACCTAACTAAGAACTTTGACTTAATATTACTGGCTCACTAGTACATATCTACAACCATAAACTTTGTTTATGCTGAGTATTTGCtggtcctttaaattaaaaaccaCATGATATAAGCCACAGTGTAATTATTATCTAAAGTAGTGGAAGAAGTGATGCAAGAAGAAATGAAATCTTCAATTTTCCATACAAAGCTACATTCAAcctattttttaatcaatttaccCAATATATCCCTCAGACTAAAGCTGCCACCATCAGCAATCTTTGCTGATATCATATCATATCTATGCTTGTTACAGTGCATTAACAGCTTCACCCTTTGGAAACAGGAATATCAACTGTCCAGGTTTGTGTTTCCAATAAGAGAACCTGTAATGTAGCAACACTGCGCCATCGATGGCTGTGATCTCAGATAGGAGTGTTGGCAGAATCTAAGGTAAAATATGATTTTTCAGTTATAAGGAAAGCAGTATAGATTGATTGTAGCTGTATATCAGGGAAACAAATATCTTGTACAGAAAtaaatatctacagtatttacTTTCAAAAGAATCTTTGTTGAAGTTAGATCTTTCCAAGTTTTATCATtctatttcaatttatttctcaAACATCTCATTTCCTACAAAGGATTGTGATTAATGTAGTCAATATATTAAGCAGTAATTGACCTCTTTCATGATGACGCTGACATTCATCTTCAGatatcatttctgtttttgtgaagGACTTTTATGGTACTTTGACATGTCCAATAGCAGTGCTAGTCAAGTGTAATTATTCTTGGTGAGAGTGAGGGAGCAGACATTTCTTTAGCCTTCCAACACTACCTGCAGCTGGTTCAGTGTAATAACAAGTTCAAAATGGCAACTACACCTTAatgtgttttgtgagttttaagtATACTTCTGGATcaagttaaattttaaataagagtAGTAATGTGAGGAATTTGTTCAGTCTAGTTGTTTGAAACTCATTTTGAAAAACAAGTTGCAGGTAATTGATGCTAATGTTATTTGTCTGCTTTTTCAGTTACGCCAAAAGAAGCAGTCTTGATGAATTTCTTGAATACCAAGTACATTCCCATAAAGTAGAAACACTAGAGCTTACCTATCACAGGGTGAAGAAATATTAAGAAGATGAGGGACAGGATCACCCAAGAAAGTTTTGACAGTATGGCAAATACAGTGTGAGAGAGAATGAAGATCATAACCTCCCTACAGTAACAgagaaaacataacaaaatcaaattattaacaaataatttttaactaGAGAAAACTTCAGTACTTGGAGAACCATGCCACAGTACTGCACATGAAGGTTTGCTTCTTAGTCATATTCCAGTTTATAACAGCATGTAAGCAAAGTACAGAAATTATCTTAATCTAAACCAGCTATAAAAAGAGCCACCATTAAATAAACCTTGGACAGagtaaattatacatttactaCTGAATTCATAGGAAATCTTCAAAATAGATTAGCAATCATTAGTGAAAATGCTGACATTTGCATAAATGGTTTgtccttcattcattttttaattatatcttcatattttagagaacaaagggcagggctttgaaaaaaaatattaaactactTCTGAAAACAAATGGAGAGGCTATAGCTTATATTTAACACTCTAAAAGTAAAGGTGTGTTTCcagattaaaaattaaactttgagTCTGCTATGCCAACATCAGGCTGATGCCAGGGTTCAAACTGCATTACTAAAGAGATTCTGATGTCCAAACCTTTAGATTGAACTTCATGGTTTCAAAGACATAGACTCTAATGAGACTAGTTCACTTCAAAAGTAATAATATAAACAAACCTTTAAATGTACACAGAAAACTATGGCATTCATATTCATATATAAATGTACATCCTTACAACAGGAAATACTTAacaatgagaaatttcagtcttTCAGAAGTTGCAGATGAGTGTATTTGAACAGTACTGTCTTGTGTGCATGTCTTAAACAGATTCTGGGTTATAAAAATTTTTGTGTTAACTATTCAACACTAACCTCTAATACTGCACAGATCTTTCCTTCTGCCAGTGACATCAACAGGTGAGTGAGGTGAGCAAAGCAATCTGGAGTGGCACACATTTTGCCCTAAAGagataaataaaaccaaacactacCAGACAGAAtgggacaaaaacaaaaagtactgAAATAGTAATATCCCAATGTatcatattttatacttttacaaaTTAAGTGGTTATACGATGTCCCCAAccaaattattaaacataaggacaACTCCATCATGATTCTTTGCAGATGTTATATCTGTCCATATTTACCAAGTCACACTAGCTGAAATAAATCATTATCCACTGCAAAATACAGTCAAatgatactttttaaaatgtataaaatattttcctCACCTCTGGATCATTAATTGCTGAATCAAATCCAGCAGATATCAGGACCAGTTCAGGATTAAACTATAAAaccaaatacaaacaaaataaaacattcagaCAAAATTGTCAATTGATTTTTAAGTTCAGTTCATGCATATATTTTGCTGATCACTACTCTGTATTTCACCTACCTACCCAGTGTCATTCAGGAATTTCAATAATCAATGGTTAACATATTAAAAAACTACGAAAAAAACAAGTAGTAAATCAGATGTATTGCAAAGCAATATGATAGTCAATTTCTTGTTTCACCTCATTTCGAACAAGACTGCCGCATACTGTATAAAtgctaaacagaaaagaaaggagCCAAAAGATTAATAGttacttttttacattattattggGGTGCAATGTAAAAAAATAGCAAAGGCTTGATGGAAATCACATAGGTTTAAATTCAAAAGGCAACTCATTCTGCCCTAAGCTTTTGGAGAAGTGGGCAATTAGTTGGAGGTGCCTGTCTCATTTGAAGTATGACACAATGTTTACTACAAAGTATAAAACTGTACAGAAAAAAGGACatacaaaacattacaaaaaaagtaCCACTACCAGCGCCAGCCCCAAAAAGGAAGTAGGTTTGAAGAAATCACATGTTCATGTGTTCTTTTTAAATGGGTACATGTTGAGGCcattagcaaaatgtgaaa from Polypterus senegalus isolate Bchr_013 unplaced genomic scaffold, ASM1683550v1 scaffold_9280, whole genome shotgun sequence includes these protein-coding regions:
- the LOC120519497 gene encoding polyamine deacetylase HDAC10-like encodes the protein FNPELVLISAGFDSAINDPEGKMCATPDCFAHLTHLLMSLAEGKICAVLEGGYDLHSLSHCICHTVKTFLGDPVPHLLNISSPCDSALESIQNVRAVHQQHWAFLK